Proteins encoded within one genomic window of Halocatena marina:
- a CDS encoding formate/nitrite transporter family protein has product MSQTETATLTRSVSDRDHIRGSDDAPVTLVQYSDYECPYCGDIYPIVRRIQNRLGNRLRYVFRNFPLTQQHPYAQQAAEAAEAASAQGKFWEMHDLLYQNQNALRRSDLIRYASELDLDTDRFVDELDAGTHTQRVRDDFLSGIHSGVNGSPTFYINGERYDGPLEFEPLLAALADAGNLVDIQRSTQQENQELRETIDRSRRGAPAAGEAVRDMFSADEIFQRVTATADEEVERSTRLLFFSGLAAGLSVGATFLARSALTSVNPADATVTGNLLYPIGFIIIVLGSYQLFTENTLTPVTLVLTRLASIPQLLRLWTIVLAANVIGAGIVAYLLATTSTLDPAAVEAASQFGEHALSVSWMGLFYKGVFAGGLVATMVWLGHAARDTLTRFLVVYIIMFTIPAADLFHCVVGACEVLFLVFAGEASLLTALFGFFVPVVIGNTVGGVVFVGLVNFSMTENRRFPERNRRRLELSWGEWLFGTRLSELYKSKRRRRSTTASSTPASLTGTTTTEERDSDIDERTNDTTD; this is encoded by the coding sequence ATGAGTCAGACCGAGACCGCCACGCTTACGCGCTCAGTCAGTGACCGCGACCATATTCGTGGATCAGATGACGCACCAGTAACACTCGTCCAGTACAGTGATTATGAATGTCCGTACTGTGGTGATATCTATCCCATTGTACGTCGTATTCAGAATCGGCTTGGTAACCGACTCCGGTACGTATTCCGGAATTTCCCTCTTACACAGCAACATCCGTACGCTCAGCAGGCAGCGGAAGCGGCCGAGGCTGCGAGCGCACAAGGCAAGTTCTGGGAGATGCATGACCTTCTCTATCAGAATCAAAACGCGCTCCGTCGATCGGACCTCATTCGCTATGCTTCGGAACTCGATTTAGATACTGATCGGTTCGTGGACGAACTTGATGCTGGAACGCACACACAACGTGTCAGAGACGACTTCCTGAGCGGTATTCACAGCGGCGTAAATGGTTCACCGACGTTCTATATCAACGGAGAGCGCTACGACGGTCCGCTTGAATTCGAGCCCCTACTCGCTGCACTCGCTGATGCGGGGAATCTCGTCGACATCCAGCGCTCGACCCAACAGGAAAATCAAGAACTTCGGGAAACCATCGATCGTTCTCGTCGAGGCGCGCCAGCCGCTGGAGAAGCCGTCCGGGATATGTTTTCCGCAGACGAGATCTTCCAACGGGTAACAGCAACCGCAGACGAAGAGGTCGAACGAAGTACGCGATTGCTGTTTTTCAGTGGACTCGCTGCTGGCCTCAGTGTCGGGGCCACGTTCCTCGCACGCTCGGCCCTGACCTCGGTCAATCCAGCGGATGCAACGGTGACTGGAAATCTGCTCTACCCGATCGGATTCATTATTATCGTTCTCGGGAGCTATCAACTGTTTACCGAAAATACTCTCACTCCCGTAACGCTCGTTTTGACGCGGCTTGCGAGCATTCCACAGCTACTCCGCCTCTGGACGATCGTTCTCGCTGCGAACGTTATCGGTGCGGGAATCGTAGCGTATCTCCTTGCGACGACAAGCACCCTCGATCCAGCTGCTGTCGAAGCGGCCAGCCAGTTCGGCGAACACGCGCTGAGCGTCTCGTGGATGGGGCTATTCTATAAGGGTGTGTTCGCCGGCGGGCTCGTCGCAACGATGGTGTGGCTGGGCCACGCAGCACGGGATACCCTCACCCGGTTCCTTGTCGTCTATATAATCATGTTCACAATCCCTGCTGCGGATCTCTTCCATTGTGTTGTCGGTGCCTGTGAAGTTCTCTTTCTCGTATTCGCCGGCGAAGCGAGCTTGCTGACAGCATTGTTCGGATTCTTCGTCCCAGTCGTTATCGGCAATACCGTCGGAGGTGTCGTATTCGTCGGGCTTGTCAACTTCAGTATGACCGAAAACCGGCGGTTCCCTGAACGAAATCGTCGCCGACTCGAACTATCGTGGGGCGAGTGGCTCTTTGGAACCCGTCTGTCGGAGCTATACAAATCGAAACGGCGGCGGAGATCTACGACAGCCTCATCAACGCCAGCCTCCCTGACCGGGACTACAACCACCGAGGAACGCGACAGCGACATCGACGAACGAACGAACGACACCACTGACTAA
- a CDS encoding VirB4 family type IV secretion system protein has protein sequence MSTDPSNTETTSTRTSLVLPYVDTDVTIKGVITFDNVHTFAVPFAALVVALLAWSVEATALAFVAFLVGLIGLPIVLYLTYTNPYYLSSRERLEQFIESRRLQQKFPYEYHEALGRQIHGVERFYPDGTAKMKDGRRVGLIRVTGVNACRITDDESQSYVGALTSGIDEQIKDVSFSIYGTSSDFETEELVRHYTDRANGTDKWKDKPLARTDRAAQYVRELLVDVANWFVEAEAPKWDANKWGYYVVVDVSPSGSNTTQSTKRSNRSWRSRLLPMVGDEETETQDRETELRAELDQQMSTVEGALASVEGLDTERAGVLDHSSVLLQYWSGEPATSLSTEVKKAMADDDNRVNVGETPTERMLTPSKFDAKDGRIEVGDELCKTFCVMDWPVEPPPFFLADLFTMRKANIDVRIHVEPEHKQAAIDELEKTYADVESEEMERNRNMDASKIQIQNDKDAVRKMYLLLRNTTAQPWKVSMYVTVRVGPTEAYEYAQQTGRGGDDLYLAKIRALEAACQDVLEVMTSAPAGLGPRQASTNASALDMFESSSPTGTDLYHEMGDKPKRTRMLGGSIGAMFPWCGGVMQEPGGLRFGRNKQNGSAIFADPFERGAPHLLTLGQTRSGKTYSVETALAEWFCADPTRTLIVCDTEQGFEGLTQLCGGKHVVVDGKQTINPFDIQRPPRRIRESNIGASNHFQMKIDEVTSFFAGILRAQGIDPSRYISTIEDAVQETYESIGITRDPETHNKESPTISDFVTVLEDMLTNPEEFTFTGHEREAEQRVRVVSNLLDKLSGFKEGRKYHHMVGETDASLLDREIDMAYIDLSQFNEASEAEKSVMLHLIFGQVYQKVKRTRGEIIFLIDEAHFLLHSEEMIEYLQDAARSWARYDAALWFVTQSPREFIERAQSIGEGQENQRRTILDQCSTIQTFRTPRIEPELLMDGLGQNHNQADFVRNTAVTGSSESQYSECLIHFQDREGWWESRIEASPFEDLVWNYAGRKHGDFHQYIVDNWDGISARPDEIKTADESENGYGHDSRRGNNGHDRDEMSDGDTPDPTSESQSQNPEQSSHEDTTATNGSKWDDHTIK, from the coding sequence ATGAGCACGGATCCATCGAATACAGAGACCACATCCACGAGAACGAGCCTAGTATTACCGTACGTCGATACCGACGTGACGATTAAAGGTGTCATCACCTTTGATAACGTTCACACGTTTGCCGTCCCGTTCGCCGCGCTGGTTGTTGCTCTTCTCGCGTGGTCGGTTGAGGCCACTGCACTTGCTTTTGTTGCGTTTCTAGTTGGTCTCATTGGATTGCCAATTGTGCTGTATCTCACATACACCAATCCATACTATCTCTCATCCCGCGAACGTCTTGAACAGTTTATTGAGTCACGTCGCCTCCAGCAGAAATTCCCGTACGAGTACCACGAAGCGCTTGGTCGGCAGATACACGGTGTCGAGCGATTCTATCCAGACGGAACAGCGAAGATGAAAGATGGACGTCGTGTCGGTCTTATCCGAGTAACAGGAGTAAATGCCTGCCGAATAACCGATGATGAATCACAGTCCTACGTAGGTGCACTGACAAGCGGCATCGACGAACAAATAAAGGATGTGTCGTTTTCCATCTACGGCACATCAAGTGATTTCGAAACGGAGGAGCTAGTCAGGCACTACACTGATCGCGCGAACGGAACCGACAAATGGAAGGACAAACCCCTTGCACGAACTGATCGGGCGGCACAGTACGTTCGGGAACTGCTCGTCGATGTTGCCAACTGGTTCGTCGAAGCGGAAGCTCCAAAGTGGGATGCGAACAAGTGGGGATACTACGTTGTTGTTGATGTCTCTCCGAGCGGGTCAAACACTACTCAATCGACGAAGAGATCAAATCGTTCGTGGCGGTCACGTCTCCTCCCGATGGTGGGAGATGAAGAAACCGAAACGCAAGACCGAGAAACGGAGCTACGCGCAGAGCTCGATCAGCAGATGAGCACCGTCGAGGGAGCGCTCGCCTCCGTCGAGGGGCTCGACACCGAACGCGCAGGAGTTCTCGATCACTCAAGTGTGCTCTTGCAGTACTGGTCTGGAGAACCCGCAACGTCGCTCAGCACAGAAGTCAAGAAGGCGATGGCTGACGACGACAACCGTGTGAACGTCGGTGAAACGCCGACCGAGCGGATGCTCACTCCGAGTAAGTTCGATGCGAAAGATGGACGCATTGAAGTCGGGGACGAACTCTGCAAAACGTTCTGTGTCATGGACTGGCCGGTTGAGCCGCCACCGTTCTTTCTCGCCGACCTCTTCACTATGCGGAAGGCAAATATCGACGTTCGCATCCACGTCGAGCCTGAGCACAAACAGGCGGCGATCGATGAACTCGAGAAGACGTATGCAGACGTCGAATCGGAGGAGATGGAGCGAAATCGGAACATGGATGCGAGCAAGATCCAGATCCAAAACGACAAGGATGCGGTGAGGAAGATGTACCTCCTCCTCCGAAACACGACTGCACAACCGTGGAAAGTGAGTATGTACGTCACGGTTCGCGTTGGACCAACTGAGGCCTATGAGTACGCTCAGCAGACAGGGCGCGGAGGTGATGACCTCTATCTAGCGAAGATCCGAGCACTCGAAGCTGCGTGTCAGGACGTCCTCGAAGTGATGACGAGTGCTCCAGCAGGACTTGGTCCCCGTCAAGCGAGTACGAACGCCTCAGCACTCGATATGTTCGAATCCAGTTCTCCGACGGGGACCGACCTCTACCACGAGATGGGAGATAAGCCAAAACGAACACGGATGCTCGGTGGTTCGATCGGTGCGATGTTCCCGTGGTGTGGGGGTGTCATGCAAGAGCCAGGTGGACTCCGATTCGGACGAAACAAACAGAACGGATCGGCGATTTTTGCAGATCCGTTCGAGCGTGGTGCACCGCATCTCCTCACGTTAGGGCAGACTCGGTCTGGAAAGACGTATTCCGTCGAGACCGCGCTCGCAGAGTGGTTCTGTGCAGATCCGACCCGAACGCTCATCGTCTGCGATACCGAACAAGGCTTCGAAGGACTCACGCAACTCTGTGGTGGAAAACACGTCGTCGTTGACGGCAAGCAGACGATCAACCCATTCGACATTCAGCGGCCACCGAGGAGGATTCGTGAATCGAATATCGGAGCGTCGAATCATTTCCAGATGAAAATCGACGAAGTGACGAGTTTCTTCGCAGGAATTCTACGCGCACAGGGAATTGATCCGTCCCGGTATATTTCCACTATCGAAGACGCTGTGCAAGAAACGTACGAATCCATTGGAATCACGCGCGACCCAGAGACGCACAACAAAGAAAGCCCAACAATCTCCGACTTCGTTACTGTGCTGGAGGACATGCTGACCAATCCCGAAGAGTTTACGTTTACCGGTCACGAGCGTGAGGCCGAGCAGCGGGTTCGTGTTGTCTCTAACCTTCTCGATAAGCTCAGCGGATTCAAAGAGGGACGGAAGTATCACCACATGGTCGGTGAGACGGACGCCAGTCTCCTTGACCGTGAGATCGACATGGCATACATCGATCTCAGTCAGTTCAATGAGGCGTCCGAAGCGGAAAAGTCGGTCATGTTGCACCTGATCTTCGGACAGGTCTACCAGAAAGTGAAGCGCACTCGAGGCGAGATCATTTTCCTCATCGACGAGGCGCACTTCCTTCTCCACAGCGAGGAGATGATCGAGTATCTCCAAGACGCTGCACGGAGTTGGGCACGGTACGATGCAGCGCTGTGGTTCGTCACGCAATCACCGCGGGAGTTCATCGAACGCGCTCAATCAATTGGGGAAGGACAGGAGAACCAACGTCGGACCATCCTCGATCAGTGCTCGACGATTCAGACGTTCCGGACGCCACGAATCGAACCAGAACTGCTCATGGATGGGCTGGGGCAAAACCACAATCAAGCCGACTTCGTCCGGAATACAGCCGTCACAGGAAGCTCAGAAAGTCAGTATTCTGAGTGTCTTATCCACTTCCAAGATCGAGAAGGATGGTGGGAGAGCCGAATCGAGGCCAGCCCATTCGAAGATCTTGTTTGGAACTACGCGGGCCGAAAGCACGGTGATTTCCATCAGTATATCGTGGACAATTGGGACGGAATATCGGCCCGCCCTGACGAAATCAAGACTGCAGACGAGAGTGAAAACGGATACGGACACGATAGCAGGCGCGGGAATAACGGCCACGACCGAGATGAGATGTCCGATGGCGACACACCGGACCCAACATCTGAGTCACAGTCTCAGAACCCCGAACAGTCATCACACGAGGACACGACAGCTACCAACGGTAGCAAGTGGGACGACCACACGATCAAGTAG
- a CDS encoding Tm-1-like ATP-binding domain-containing protein, whose amino-acid sequence MSIVIIGTLDTKSEEIGFARDVIEAQDGEVHIIDAGVLGEPEFAPDTTADEVAEAGGTSIESLREDGARGDAVDVMGRGAAEIAQQLHKEGVLSGVLGLGGSGNTSIATTAMRALPVGIPKLVVSTMASGDVEPYVGVKDITMMYSVADIEGLNRLSRRIIANAALAMVGMVETDVDMEIDKKPTIAITMFGVTTPCVRRAREYLEDHGYETIVFHATGTGGQAMEELVREGVIDGVLDVTTTEWADQHVGGILNAGPDRLSAPGEVGIPHVVSTGALDMVNFGPPESVPDEFSDRTFYQHNPQVTLMRTTPEETAAIGTIIAEKLNEATGPTAVYLPLNGISILDIEGGEFNDPAADEALFEAIRETRNDDIELVEMETDINDDAFAVALAKAVDELVRESDST is encoded by the coding sequence ATGAGCATCGTCATTATCGGTACACTCGATACGAAAAGTGAAGAGATCGGATTCGCCCGTGATGTGATCGAAGCACAAGATGGTGAAGTTCACATCATCGATGCAGGTGTGTTGGGTGAACCTGAATTCGCTCCAGATACCACTGCCGACGAAGTTGCCGAAGCTGGCGGTACAAGCATTGAGTCCCTTCGCGAAGACGGCGCTCGTGGTGACGCGGTAGATGTAATGGGGCGTGGAGCTGCTGAGATCGCACAGCAACTTCACAAAGAAGGTGTCCTGTCGGGTGTTCTCGGGCTCGGTGGATCGGGAAACACCTCTATCGCCACGACTGCGATGAGAGCGCTTCCTGTTGGCATCCCAAAGCTGGTGGTTTCGACGATGGCGTCGGGTGATGTCGAACCCTATGTTGGTGTTAAAGATATCACGATGATGTACTCGGTCGCAGATATCGAAGGGCTCAATCGGCTCTCACGACGCATCATCGCGAATGCAGCGCTAGCAATGGTCGGTATGGTTGAGACGGATGTCGATATGGAGATTGACAAAAAACCGACCATTGCCATTACGATGTTCGGTGTCACGACACCTTGCGTTCGAAGAGCACGCGAATATCTCGAAGATCACGGCTATGAGACCATCGTCTTCCACGCAACCGGTACCGGAGGACAGGCCATGGAGGAATTGGTCCGAGAGGGTGTCATCGATGGCGTACTCGATGTGACGACGACCGAATGGGCTGACCAACACGTCGGCGGCATACTCAACGCCGGACCGGACCGATTGAGCGCTCCCGGTGAAGTTGGAATCCCTCACGTAGTCTCAACCGGTGCACTCGATATGGTGAACTTCGGACCGCCCGAGTCCGTTCCCGACGAATTTTCGGATCGGACGTTCTATCAACACAATCCGCAGGTGACGCTGATGCGGACAACGCCCGAAGAAACCGCTGCAATCGGGACGATCATCGCGGAGAAACTCAATGAAGCAACAGGGCCTACCGCAGTATATCTCCCCTTGAATGGTATCTCAATACTCGATATCGAGGGAGGGGAGTTCAACGATCCTGCTGCCGACGAAGCGCTGTTCGAGGCAATCAGAGAAACCCGCAACGATGATATCGAACTTGTCGAAATGGAAACCGACATCAACGACGACGCGTTCGCAGTAGCGCTTGCCAAAGCGGTGGACGAACTCGTCCGTGAATCAGACTCCACTTGA
- a CDS encoding SDR family oxidoreductase translates to MDSEKVAVVTAAGRGIGKACAQRLAAAGYIPVLLSKSGTAVDVADDLGGVGFEGSVTDTDDLTALIEAAYERYGRIDALVNNTGHPATGDLLEISDEEWHEGLDLVLLNAVRTARMVTPIMQEQGHGSIVNISTFSAYEPSMDFPVSSVLRAGLGSFTKLFADHYAADGIRMNAVLPGFVDSYDVDDETKQKIPMNRPAKTTEIADAVAYLLSPTASYITGQNIRVDGGLTNSV, encoded by the coding sequence ATGGACTCGGAAAAAGTTGCTGTGGTAACTGCAGCAGGACGTGGCATCGGTAAAGCATGTGCTCAACGACTGGCAGCAGCGGGCTACATTCCTGTCTTATTATCGAAGTCGGGGACCGCAGTCGATGTTGCAGACGATCTCGGTGGGGTTGGATTCGAGGGATCTGTGACAGACACCGACGATCTGACGGCACTAATCGAAGCTGCGTACGAACGGTATGGGCGCATCGACGCACTGGTGAACAACACGGGACATCCAGCTACTGGTGACCTTCTCGAAATTTCCGATGAAGAGTGGCACGAAGGGCTGGATCTCGTCTTGCTGAACGCAGTCCGCACCGCACGGATGGTTACCCCAATTATGCAAGAGCAAGGCCACGGCTCTATCGTGAATATTTCCACATTCTCAGCGTACGAGCCGAGCATGGATTTCCCAGTTTCATCGGTCCTCCGCGCTGGTCTCGGGAGTTTTACGAAGCTGTTCGCTGACCACTACGCTGCAGACGGAATCCGAATGAATGCTGTGCTGCCAGGGTTTGTCGATAGCTACGATGTAGACGACGAGACGAAACAGAAAATTCCGATGAACCGACCAGCAAAGACGACGGAAATTGCTGATGCCGTCGCGTATCTCCTCTCCCCTACAGCGAGCTACATTACAGGTCAGAATATCCGTGTGGATGGTGGACTCACGAACTCCGTTTGA
- a CDS encoding redoxin domain-containing protein gives MHADPYQRNFTICGPAKADCEGTQHPENARAVGASAPGFTLYSSPNQTVSLSDYRGQPVILAFYPADWSPVCGSQMALYNELLPEFQRYDAQLFGISVDSVWCHTAFADDHTLQFPLLADFEPKGEVARSYGVYRPEDGTSERALFVLDTEGMIQWNHVAPIDVNPGADGVLNALEEIET, from the coding sequence ATGCACGCAGATCCATATCAACGGAATTTCACCATCTGTGGTCCGGCTAAGGCTGACTGTGAAGGCACTCAGCATCCAGAGAACGCCCGTGCGGTTGGAGCGTCCGCACCAGGATTCACGCTGTATTCGAGCCCGAATCAGACGGTCTCGTTGAGCGATTATCGCGGTCAACCCGTGATTCTCGCGTTTTATCCCGCAGATTGGAGCCCAGTGTGTGGAAGCCAAATGGCACTGTACAACGAACTTCTTCCAGAGTTCCAGCGATACGATGCACAGCTCTTTGGGATTTCGGTAGACAGTGTTTGGTGTCATACTGCATTCGCTGACGATCACACGCTTCAATTCCCCTTGTTGGCTGATTTCGAACCCAAAGGCGAGGTAGCACGATCCTACGGCGTCTACCGTCCAGAAGACGGAACATCCGAGCGAGCCCTATTCGTGCTCGATACCGAGGGCATGATACAGTGGAATCACGTCGCACCCATCGATGTGAATCCAGGAGCAGATGGAGTCTTGAATGCGCTCGAAGAGATTGAAACATAA
- a CDS encoding cupin domain-containing protein translates to MVENFIEPDDVESQLFDWGVLKWMNTPEITGSERLSAGIVKLEPGKGHERHTHPDSDEILYVIRGEGEQEVADTTRDIETGEMVFIPEGVEHGTLNTGWEPLILLAVYAPPGPEAVLQDLPECEIIPPGEIPTAENTTSDEK, encoded by the coding sequence ATGGTTGAAAATTTCATCGAGCCAGACGATGTCGAAAGCCAGCTGTTCGATTGGGGTGTTCTCAAGTGGATGAATACGCCCGAAATCACAGGGAGTGAGCGACTTAGCGCCGGTATCGTTAAACTCGAACCTGGCAAAGGTCACGAACGACACACCCACCCGGACAGTGATGAGATACTCTATGTCATCCGTGGCGAGGGCGAACAGGAAGTTGCGGATACGACCCGCGATATCGAGACGGGAGAGATGGTGTTCATTCCGGAAGGTGTCGAACACGGGACGCTCAATACTGGCTGGGAGCCGCTTATCCTCTTAGCCGTCTATGCACCTCCTGGTCCCGAAGCAGTCCTGCAGGATCTGCCCGAATGCGAAATCATTCCTCCCGGAGAGATACCGACAGCGGAGAACACGACGAGTGATGAGAAATGA
- a CDS encoding superoxide dismutase, producing MNNDPVLTEDVAPTRRTVLQLLGVTAGLTTIGTSDAFAASTNKSDMNDKYALPELPYAYDALEPHIDEKIMRLHHDEHHQGYVDGANSALSQLVEMRKEGTFDQIKPVKRDLSFNLSGHILHSIFWESLSPTGGGTPSGAFAEALAHDFGSVDSAIGEFSAAAKNVEDSGWGMLVYDHLADQLLVTQAEDHNDLAVQGATPLLVLDVWEHAYYLQYTNNRGDYVDAFWNVVDWDAVASRYEAITSCEIFDQYDC from the coding sequence ATGAACAATGATCCTGTGTTGACAGAAGATGTAGCACCGACTCGACGAACCGTTCTGCAGTTATTAGGGGTCACTGCAGGACTTACAACCATTGGAACGTCGGACGCATTCGCCGCGAGTACGAATAAATCAGATATGAATGACAAATACGCACTTCCAGAGCTACCATATGCATACGATGCGCTTGAACCACACATCGATGAGAAGATCATGCGGCTCCACCACGACGAACATCATCAGGGCTATGTCGATGGAGCAAACTCGGCTTTGAGTCAGCTTGTGGAGATGCGAAAAGAGGGAACGTTCGACCAGATCAAGCCTGTGAAACGAGATCTCTCGTTCAACCTTTCGGGTCATATTCTCCATTCGATCTTTTGGGAATCTCTGTCGCCGACAGGTGGCGGTACGCCGTCCGGTGCATTCGCTGAGGCGCTCGCTCACGACTTCGGCTCCGTGGATAGTGCAATCGGAGAATTTTCCGCAGCTGCAAAAAATGTGGAAGACTCTGGTTGGGGAATGCTCGTGTATGACCACCTAGCCGACCAGTTGCTCGTAACGCAAGCCGAGGACCACAACGATCTTGCTGTCCAAGGTGCGACACCGTTGCTCGTTCTTGATGTGTGGGAACACGCCTACTATCTCCAATACACGAACAACCGTGGTGACTACGTCGATGCGTTCTGGAACGTCGTTGACTGGGACGCTGTTGCGTCCCGATACGAAGCTATAACATCGTGTGAAATTTTCGATCAATACGATTGCTGA
- a CDS encoding phosphoenolpyruvate hydrolase family protein — MHYSREESLARLTETVEQGQPIIGAGAGTGISAKFAERGGIDLLIIYNSGRYRMDGRGSLAGLLPYGDANKIVLEMGHEVLPVVEDTPVLAGVNGTDPFREMSVFIEDLKRRGFSGVQNFPTVGLIDEESQFRQNLEETGMGYAKEIEMIREAADQGMLTCPYVFTEEHARDMAEAGADLIVSHMGLTTSGDIGAETALTLETAAERVQSHHNAAKEINEDVKVICHGGPIAWPDDAEFVLNNTEGVVGFFGASSIERLPTEEAIENQARDFKHIDI, encoded by the coding sequence ATGCACTACAGCCGCGAGGAGTCACTGGCACGACTCACGGAGACAGTTGAACAAGGACAGCCAATCATCGGTGCCGGTGCAGGCACCGGAATCTCGGCGAAGTTCGCCGAGCGTGGGGGGATCGATCTGTTGATCATTTACAATTCAGGTCGCTACCGGATGGACGGGCGTGGGTCGCTGGCCGGTCTCCTCCCATATGGCGACGCCAACAAAATTGTCCTTGAGATGGGTCACGAGGTGCTTCCTGTCGTCGAGGACACTCCTGTTCTGGCTGGCGTCAATGGGACGGACCCGTTTCGAGAGATGAGCGTGTTCATCGAAGATCTCAAACGTCGGGGATTCTCGGGTGTGCAAAACTTTCCCACAGTAGGGTTGATCGACGAAGAGAGTCAGTTCCGTCAAAACCTCGAAGAGACCGGGATGGGCTACGCCAAGGAGATCGAGATGATTCGAGAGGCTGCAGATCAAGGAATGCTCACGTGTCCATACGTGTTCACCGAGGAACACGCCCGCGATATGGCCGAGGCGGGAGCCGACCTCATCGTCTCACATATGGGATTAACGACGTCGGGTGACATTGGTGCTGAGACGGCTCTAACCCTCGAAACGGCTGCAGAACGCGTCCAATCACATCATAATGCTGCCAAAGAGATCAACGAAGATGTCAAAGTGATCTGTCACGGTGGTCCGATCGCGTGGCCGGACGACGCCGAGTTTGTCCTCAATAACACAGAGGGTGTCGTCGGATTCTTCGGTGCCTCCAGCATCGAGCGACTCCCGACCGAGGAGGCGATCGAAAATCAAGCCCGCGATTTCAAACACATCGATATCTGA